The Flaviramulus sp. BrNp1-15 genome has a window encoding:
- a CDS encoding glutathione peroxidase translates to MAYLSTLFSKAKPKKMDVKSIYDISINSLTGKPIDLSNFEGKHILFVNVASKCGFTPQYKSLQELHENYNEKLQVIGVPCNQFGNQEPGDSKDIESFCEVNYGVTFLITEKIDVKGKNQHPLYTWLTQEVNNGKKNSSVKWNFQKYLVDPDGKLVDYYFSSTSPSSSKIIKHLKN, encoded by the coding sequence ATGGCATACTTATCAACTTTATTTTCTAAAGCTAAACCAAAAAAGATGGACGTTAAATCTATTTATGATATTTCTATAAATAGTTTAACAGGAAAACCTATTGATCTATCAAATTTTGAAGGGAAACATATATTATTTGTAAATGTAGCTTCAAAATGTGGGTTTACACCTCAATATAAATCCTTGCAAGAGTTACACGAAAATTATAACGAAAAGTTACAAGTTATAGGTGTACCATGTAATCAATTTGGAAACCAAGAACCTGGTGATTCTAAAGACATAGAATCTTTTTGTGAAGTTAACTACGGAGTTACTTTTTTAATTACTGAAAAAATAGATGTAAAGGGTAAAAACCAACATCCATTATATACTTGGTTAACTCAAGAAGTAAACAACGGAAAAAAGAATTCTTCAGTTAAATGGAATTTTCAAAAATATTTAGTTGACCCTGATGGTAAATTAGTAGATTACTATTTCTCTTCTACAAGTCCATCAAGTTCAAAAATTATTAAACACTTAAAAAATTAA
- a CDS encoding DUF4290 domain-containing protein — protein MIDNLEYNTEREHLIIPEYGRHMQKMINHAKTIESKEERNKVAKSIIAVMGNMQPHLRDVPDFQHKLWDQLFIMSNFELDVDSPFEKPTKELFEERPEPLRYPQNHPKYRFYGNNIKTMIDVANTWEEGELKEALTYTIANHMKKCFLNWNKDTVEDAVIYEHLYELSDGKINLKDSEEDLTDASSLLRTKSKHSSTKKGHHKKSNRQRKRY, from the coding sequence TTGATAGATAACTTAGAATACAACACAGAGCGTGAACATTTAATCATTCCCGAATACGGGCGTCATATGCAAAAAATGATTAATCACGCAAAAACCATAGAGTCAAAAGAAGAACGCAACAAAGTTGCAAAATCTATAATTGCCGTAATGGGTAATATGCAACCTCATTTACGTGATGTTCCAGATTTTCAGCATAAGCTTTGGGATCAACTTTTCATTATGTCTAATTTTGAATTGGATGTAGATTCACCTTTTGAAAAACCTACAAAAGAACTTTTTGAAGAACGCCCAGAGCCGTTAAGATATCCACAAAATCATCCTAAATATCGTTTTTACGGAAATAATATTAAAACCATGATTGATGTGGCAAATACTTGGGAAGAAGGTGAACTTAAGGAAGCACTAACTTATACGATTGCTAACCATATGAAGAAGTGTTTTTTAAATTGGAATAAAGACACTGTAGAAGATGCGGTAATTTATGAACATTTATACGAGCTTTCTGATGGGAAAATTAATTTAAAAGATTCTGAAGAAGATTTAACAGACGCTTCCAGCTTATTACGCACTAAAAGTAAACATTCAAGCACCAAGAAAGGACATCATAAAAAATCTAACCGACAAAGAAAACGCTACTAA
- a CDS encoding DUF493 family protein — translation MSTPPNSEEFYEKLKNQLYQTNSWPAEYLYKFIVKSDVVKIAKLEVIFDNMGAVINTVESKNGKYTSVSVNLLMRNPDAVIEKYQEVAEKIEGVISL, via the coding sequence ATGAGTACACCTCCAAATTCAGAAGAATTTTACGAAAAATTAAAAAACCAATTGTACCAAACTAACAGTTGGCCTGCAGAGTATTTATACAAGTTTATTGTAAAATCAGATGTTGTTAAAATAGCTAAATTAGAAGTTATTTTTGATAACATGGGAGCTGTTATTAATACAGTAGAATCTAAAAACGGAAAATACACAAGTGTTTCTGTTAATTTACTTATGCGAAATCCGGATGCAGTTATAGAAAAATATCAGGAAGTTGCAGAAAAAATTGAAGGCGTTATAAGTCTTTAG
- a CDS encoding Lacal_2735 family protein: MFGLFKKKSEAERLQEKFNKLMAEWHKLSSINRTESDKKYAEAQVIAQRIDSLKS; the protein is encoded by the coding sequence ATGTTTGGATTATTTAAAAAGAAATCTGAAGCTGAAAGGCTTCAAGAAAAATTTAACAAACTTATGGCAGAATGGCATAAGTTATCTAGTATAAATCGTACGGAAAGCGATAAAAAATATGCTGAAGCTCAAGTTATAGCGCAACGCATAGACAGCTTAAAATCATGA
- a CDS encoding TspO/MBR family protein — protein MKLVKLVIVFLAINFAALAIGSLLMNNGPQTAWYENLNQAPWTPPGWVFGVAWTTIMVCFSIYMAYLYKVFPTNKVITLFSIQFICNVIWNYIFFNQHLIGLGLFVIILLTLIIATFLFLYTKHLKFKSIFILPYFIWLCIATSLNAYILINN, from the coding sequence ATGAAGTTAGTAAAACTTGTTATTGTATTTCTAGCTATCAATTTTGCAGCTTTAGCAATTGGAAGTTTGCTAATGAACAATGGCCCACAAACTGCTTGGTATGAAAATTTAAATCAAGCACCATGGACGCCTCCTGGTTGGGTTTTTGGTGTCGCTTGGACAACCATTATGGTTTGTTTTTCAATATATATGGCTTACTTATACAAGGTGTTTCCAACAAACAAAGTAATTACATTATTCAGTATTCAATTTATTTGTAATGTTATATGGAATTACATTTTTTTCAATCAACATTTAATAGGTTTAGGTCTATTTGTTATTATATTACTTACGCTTATAATAGCTACTTTTTTATTTTTATACACAAAACATCTCAAGTTTAAAAGCATTTTTATACTGCCCTATTTTATTTGGTTATGTATAGCTACATCTTTAAATGCTTATATTTTAATCAATAATTAA
- a CDS encoding SRPBCC family protein, protein MKIYRLHKKQNLPISIDEGWNFLSNPKNLKTITPDYMGFHILSGADRPMFAGQIIQYIVTPVLGIKTKWVTEITHSIDKQYFVDEQRFGPYALWHHKHFIKEIDGGIEMEDIIDYKVPFGILGQLVHPFLVKPKLEEIFNYRTKKLEEIFGKY, encoded by the coding sequence ATGAAGATTTACAGACTCCACAAAAAGCAAAATTTACCCATATCTATAGATGAGGGTTGGAATTTTTTATCAAACCCAAAAAACCTAAAAACAATTACACCAGATTACATGGGTTTTCACATCTTATCTGGTGCAGACAGACCTATGTTTGCAGGACAAATAATTCAATATATTGTAACACCAGTTTTAGGTATAAAAACAAAATGGGTAACCGAAATTACCCATAGTATAGACAAACAGTATTTTGTGGACGAACAACGTTTTGGTCCTTACGCTTTATGGCATCATAAACATTTTATAAAGGAAATTGATGGTGGCATTGAAATGGAAGACATTATTGATTATAAAGTTCCTTTTGGAATTTTGGGCCAACTTGTCCATCCTTTTTTAGTGAAACCTAAACTGGAAGAAATTTTTAACTACAGAACAAAAAAATTAGAAGAAATTTTTGGCAAGTATTAA
- the folE gene encoding GTP cyclohydrolase I FolE, giving the protein MSTDTLKIKNNGHKLNGVSIHDIGDEHLYTGLETPMKKDAFKLTDTEKKERIAILFEEIMDVMGLDLTDDSLKGTPQRVAKMYIDEIFSGLNPQNKPKVALFDNKYQYNQMLVEKNITFYSNCEHHFVPIIGKAHVAYISSGKVIGLSKLNRIVQYYAKRPQVQERLTNQIANELKNILETEDVAVIIDAKHLCVSSRGIKDDTSATVTTYYGGKFNSPEKITELQNYINN; this is encoded by the coding sequence ATGAGCACAGACACTTTAAAAATCAAGAATAATGGTCATAAACTAAATGGGGTTTCAATTCATGATATTGGAGACGAACACCTTTACACAGGTTTAGAAACACCCATGAAAAAAGATGCGTTTAAGTTAACTGACACAGAGAAAAAAGAGCGTATAGCTATTTTATTTGAAGAAATAATGGATGTTATGGGATTAGATTTAACAGATGATTCTCTAAAAGGCACACCACAACGTGTTGCAAAAATGTACATTGATGAAATATTTTCTGGTTTAAATCCTCAAAATAAGCCTAAAGTGGCATTGTTTGATAACAAATACCAATACAATCAAATGTTGGTTGAAAAAAACATTACGTTTTATTCTAACTGCGAGCATCATTTTGTACCTATAATTGGAAAAGCACATGTAGCTTACATTTCTTCGGGTAAGGTTATTGGTTTATCTAAACTCAATCGTATTGTTCAGTATTACGCAAAGCGTCCGCAAGTACAAGAACGATTAACAAATCAAATAGCAAATGAGCTAAAAAATATTTTAGAGACTGAAGATGTTGCTGTAATTATTGATGCTAAACACCTGTGTGTTTCTTCACGAGGTATTAAAGACGATACCTCTGCAACAGTAACCACATACTACGGAGGTAAATTTAATAGTCCAGAAAAAATAACAGAATTACAAAACTATATAAATAATTAA
- a CDS encoding AAA family ATPase has product MNTKKIVITGGPGTGKSTLINALIKKGYTCLEEISRQVTLEAKKEGVDQLFLTNPLLFSERLLKGRQKQFIDADVYKNTTVFFDRGIPDVLAYMDYIGDTYPEDFIDACNQAIYDAVFILKPWEAIYTKDNERYESFDQALQIHDNLINTYKNYNYTLIDVPFDTVENRTNFILQVLDM; this is encoded by the coding sequence TTGAACACAAAAAAAATTGTTATAACAGGTGGACCAGGAACGGGTAAATCTACATTAATTAACGCATTAATTAAAAAAGGTTACACGTGTTTAGAAGAAATATCGAGACAGGTTACTTTAGAAGCTAAAAAAGAAGGTGTAGATCAGCTTTTTTTAACCAACCCTTTATTATTTAGTGAACGCCTTTTAAAAGGAAGACAAAAACAATTTATTGATGCTGATGTTTATAAAAACACTACTGTTTTTTTTGATAGAGGTATCCCCGATGTTTTAGCTTATATGGATTATATTGGTGATACTTACCCTGAAGATTTCATTGATGCTTGCAACCAAGCTATTTATGATGCTGTTTTTATTTTAAAACCTTGGGAAGCGATTTATACAAAAGACAATGAGCGTTATGAAAGTTTTGACCAAGCGCTACAAATACATGATAACTTGATAAACACTTATAAAAATTATAATTATACACTTATTGATGTACCTTTTGATACGGTTGAAAACCGAACCAATTTTATTCTTCAAGTATTAGACATGTAA
- a CDS encoding deoxyribodipyrimidine photo-lyase — MNQPLNIFWFRRDLRLDDNVGFYEALKSDLPVLPIFIFDTEILEKLPKDDARVTFIFETLQKMRKTLQNENNSSIGIYQGKPIEIYKQLVKDYQINTVFTNHDYEPYAIKRDDEIKTFLSENDIEFKTFKDQVIFEKDEVVKSDGNPYVVYTPYMKTWKEKFKDYNLEIFYTNSYLDNLANNTRLPNLSLSDIGFTRSEQTITDYNVTPTLIQGYEATRNFPAKDSTSRLGPHLRFGTVSIRKMVKKAIAEKNEIFWQELIWREFFMQILWQFPHTVNKSFKAKYDRIEWRNNEDEFKLWCEGKTGYPLVDAGMRQLNQTGFMHNRVRMLVGSFLCKHLLIDWRWGEAYFAEKLHDYEMASNVGNWQWVAGSGVDAAPYFRIFNPTTQIDKFDKNLEYIKTWVPNFQELTYPNKMVDHKFARERCLQVYKEALN, encoded by the coding sequence ATGAATCAACCTTTAAATATTTTCTGGTTTCGTCGAGATTTAAGATTAGACGATAATGTAGGTTTTTATGAAGCTTTAAAAAGTGATTTACCTGTATTACCAATTTTTATTTTTGATACTGAAATCTTAGAAAAACTACCTAAGGATGATGCTAGAGTTACATTTATTTTTGAAACGCTTCAAAAGATGCGTAAAACTCTTCAAAATGAAAACAATAGCAGCATCGGTATATATCAAGGAAAACCTATTGAAATATACAAACAATTAGTTAAAGATTATCAAATTAATACCGTTTTCACCAATCATGATTATGAACCTTATGCCATAAAACGCGATGATGAAATAAAAACTTTTTTATCTGAAAACGATATTGAATTTAAAACCTTTAAAGATCAAGTTATTTTTGAAAAAGATGAAGTTGTTAAAAGCGATGGTAATCCATATGTGGTTTACACACCATACATGAAGACTTGGAAAGAAAAGTTTAAAGATTATAACCTAGAAATATTTTACACCAATAGCTATTTAGATAATCTAGCAAACAACACACGCTTGCCAAACCTTAGTTTAAGCGATATTGGATTTACAAGATCTGAGCAAACTATTACAGATTACAATGTCACTCCTACTCTAATACAAGGCTACGAAGCTACCAGAAATTTTCCAGCAAAAGATAGCACCTCCAGATTAGGTCCGCACCTACGTTTTGGTACGGTAAGTATTCGTAAAATGGTTAAAAAAGCCATTGCCGAAAAAAACGAAATATTCTGGCAGGAATTAATCTGGCGTGAGTTTTTCATGCAGATTCTTTGGCAATTTCCTCATACAGTTAATAAATCTTTTAAAGCTAAATACGATCGTATAGAGTGGCGCAATAATGAAGATGAATTTAAATTATGGTGCGAAGGAAAAACAGGTTATCCGTTAGTTGATGCAGGTATGCGACAACTAAACCAAACCGGATTTATGCATAATCGAGTACGTATGCTTGTAGGTAGTTTTTTGTGTAAACATTTGCTTATAGATTGGCGTTGGGGAGAAGCTTATTTTGCAGAAAAGCTTCATGATTATGAAATGGCTAGTAATGTTGGTAATTGGCAATGGGTAGCTGGTTCTGGCGTAGATGCTGCTCCTTATTTTAGAATTTTTAATCCTACAACACAAATTGATAAATTCGACAAAAACTTAGAATACATAAAAACATGGGTTCCAAATTTTCAGGAATTAACCTACCCAAATAAAATGGTAGATCACAAATTTGCCAGAGAACGCTGTTTACAAGTTTACAAAGAGGCTTTAAATTAA
- a CDS encoding SDR family NAD(P)-dependent oxidoreductase: protein MKTIIVIGGSKGIGNAIVKKLLNHSKVINISRTSPEDNHANLTHYSCDVTKDDFPTIESADGLIYCPGSINLKPISRLSINDFKEDFEINVLGAVKAIQNYLPILKNGNNPAVVLFSTVAAKLGMPYHASIATSKAGVEGLVKSLGAELAPTIRVNAIAPTVTNTQLASKLLRNDKMIENITERHPLKKFLNPEEVADMAEFLISEKSASQSGQIFEMDCGIVSFKI, encoded by the coding sequence ATGAAAACAATAATTGTTATAGGTGGTAGTAAGGGCATTGGAAATGCCATAGTTAAGAAACTACTCAATCATTCTAAAGTTATAAATATTAGTAGAACTTCACCAGAAGATAATCATGCTAATCTAACTCACTATTCTTGCGATGTAACTAAAGATGATTTTCCAACAATTGAATCTGCAGACGGTTTAATTTATTGCCCTGGTAGTATTAATTTAAAACCTATTTCCAGACTCAGTATCAACGATTTTAAAGAGGATTTTGAAATCAATGTTTTAGGTGCTGTAAAGGCTATTCAAAACTATTTACCAATATTAAAAAACGGTAATAATCCAGCTGTGGTACTTTTTAGTACTGTAGCGGCTAAGTTGGGTATGCCTTATCATGCAAGTATTGCTACATCTAAAGCTGGTGTTGAAGGTTTAGTAAAATCATTGGGTGCCGAATTAGCGCCTACTATTCGTGTAAATGCTATTGCGCCAACAGTTACTAATACACAATTGGCTTCAAAATTATTACGTAATGATAAAATGATTGAAAACATTACGGAAAGGCATCCGTTAAAAAAGTTTTTGAATCCCGAAGAAGTTGCAGATATGGCTGAATTTCTAATATCTGAAAAATCTGCTTCACAATCTGGTCAAATATTTGAAATGGATTGTGGTATTGTAAGTTTTAAAATTTAA
- the murA gene encoding UDP-N-acetylglucosamine 1-carboxyvinyltransferase yields MGTFKIEGGHQLKGSIQPQGAKNEALQILCAVLLTPELITIYNIPDIVDVNKLISLLKKLGVKVKKLSKGTYTFQADEVNLKYLESDEFKIDGRGLRGSIMIVGPLLARFGKGYIPKPGGDKIGRRRLDTHFEGLIKLGAKFGYSREEQFYGVEAKKLKGTYMLLEEASVTGTANILMAAVLAEGQTTIYNAACEPYLQQLCRMLNRMGAKISGVGSNMLVIDGVESLGGTEHTMLPDMIEIGSWIGLAAMTKSELTITNVSWNDLGLIPNVFRKLGITVEKQGDNIHIPAHTDGYEIQSFIDGSILTISDAPWPGFTPDLLSIILVVATQARGSVLIHQKMFESRLFFVDKLIDMGAKIILCDPHRATVIGHDFKSTLKATTMTSPDIRAGVSLLIAALSAKGTSTIQNIEQIDRGYENIDERLRAIGAKIERV; encoded by the coding sequence ATGGGAACATTTAAAATTGAAGGTGGTCACCAATTAAAAGGAAGTATACAACCACAAGGTGCCAAAAACGAAGCATTACAAATTTTATGTGCCGTTTTACTTACTCCAGAGTTAATTACAATTTATAATATACCAGACATTGTAGATGTAAACAAACTTATAAGTTTACTTAAAAAACTTGGTGTAAAAGTTAAAAAATTATCAAAAGGCACTTATACTTTTCAAGCCGATGAGGTTAACCTTAAGTATTTAGAATCTGATGAGTTTAAAATAGATGGTCGAGGTTTACGCGGTTCTATCATGATTGTTGGTCCGTTGTTAGCACGATTTGGTAAAGGTTATATTCCTAAACCAGGTGGAGATAAAATAGGACGTCGTCGTTTAGATACACATTTTGAAGGCCTTATTAAGCTAGGAGCTAAATTTGGTTACAGTAGAGAAGAACAATTTTATGGTGTTGAAGCAAAAAAACTAAAAGGTACTTATATGCTTCTTGAAGAAGCCTCTGTAACCGGAACAGCAAATATTTTAATGGCTGCTGTTTTAGCCGAAGGGCAAACCACTATTTACAACGCAGCATGCGAACCTTATTTACAGCAATTATGTAGAATGCTTAATAGAATGGGGGCAAAAATTAGCGGTGTAGGTTCTAATATGTTGGTTATTGATGGTGTTGAAAGCTTAGGTGGAACCGAGCACACGATGCTACCAGACATGATTGAAATTGGGAGTTGGATTGGTTTAGCTGCTATGACAAAAAGTGAACTTACTATTACTAATGTAAGTTGGAACGATTTAGGATTAATACCTAACGTGTTTAGAAAGTTAGGAATAACTGTTGAAAAGCAAGGAGACAATATTCATATTCCTGCACATACTGATGGTTACGAAATACAAAGTTTTATTGATGGTTCTATTTTAACCATTTCTGATGCCCCTTGGCCTGGGTTTACACCAGATTTATTAAGTATCATTTTGGTTGTAGCTACACAAGCAAGAGGAAGTGTATTAATACACCAAAAAATGTTTGAAAGCCGTTTGTTCTTTGTAGATAAGTTGATTGATATGGGGGCAAAAATTATATTGTGCGATCCGCATAGAGCAACTGTAATAGGACATGATTTTAAATCGACCTTAAAAGCAACTACTATGACCTCGCCAGATATTCGTGCTGGTGTGTCGTTACTTATTGCTGCACTATCTGCAAAAGGAACATCTACAATTCAGAATATTGAACAGATTGATAGAGGTTACGAAAACATAGACGAACGTCTGCGTGCTATTGGTGCTAAGATTGAGAGAGTTTAA
- a CDS encoding formate--tetrahydrofolate ligase, translating to MTDLQIAKTITLKPITTIAEKFGLDSDLIEMYGKHKAKLPLKAIDRKAAKQSNLVLVSAISPTPAGEGKTTISIGLSEGLNRLNKKTTVVLREPSLGPVFGIKGGATGGGYAQVLPMEDINLHFTGDFSAIEKAHNLLAAIIDNNIQSKTASLMIDPRTIGWKRVVDLNDRSLRHVIVGLGGTTSGVPRETGFDITAASEIMAILCLAENLKDLKNRLGNIFVGYTFDKKPIYAKDLKAEGAMTVLLKDAIKPNLVQTIEGNPAIIHGGPFANIAQGTNSVIATLMGMSHSEYTVTEAGFGFDLGAEKFFDIKCQSANLKPKAVVLTTTIRALKYHGGADLKSLTTENLEALKKGIPNLEKHLENISKFNIVPIIAINKFLSDTDEEIQLIKNFADLNGIKIAVADVWAKGGEGALGLAQCVIDVIESNISDFKPLYQWKSDVKTKIETIATEIYGAEYVEYTAKAKAHLNKISNLGLNDLPICIAKTQKSLSDNPKLLGRPKDFIITVREIEIAAGAGFLIPITGDIMRMPGLPAHPASEKMDINDDGEITGLF from the coding sequence ATGACCGATTTACAAATAGCCAAAACCATTACCTTAAAACCTATTACAACCATTGCAGAAAAATTTGGTTTAGACTCAGACCTAATTGAGATGTATGGAAAACATAAAGCAAAATTACCCTTAAAAGCAATTGATAGAAAAGCAGCAAAACAAAGCAATCTTGTATTAGTTTCCGCCATTTCCCCTACTCCTGCTGGTGAAGGAAAAACAACTATTTCAATTGGTTTATCTGAAGGCTTGAATCGTTTAAATAAAAAAACTACAGTAGTTTTAAGAGAACCATCTTTAGGTCCTGTTTTTGGTATAAAAGGCGGAGCAACAGGCGGTGGGTATGCTCAGGTATTACCTATGGAAGACATAAATCTTCATTTTACAGGCGATTTTTCAGCAATTGAAAAAGCTCATAATTTACTTGCCGCAATTATTGATAATAATATCCAAAGTAAAACAGCATCTTTAATGATTGACCCCAGAACTATTGGATGGAAACGCGTAGTAGATTTGAACGATCGCTCTCTAAGGCATGTTATTGTTGGATTAGGTGGAACAACTTCAGGCGTACCTAGAGAAACTGGTTTTGATATTACAGCTGCTTCAGAAATTATGGCTATACTCTGTTTAGCAGAAAACCTAAAAGACCTTAAAAATCGGTTAGGAAATATTTTTGTCGGTTATACTTTTGATAAAAAACCTATCTACGCCAAAGATTTGAAAGCTGAAGGTGCTATGACTGTTTTATTAAAAGACGCTATAAAACCTAATTTAGTACAAACTATTGAAGGTAATCCGGCAATAATTCATGGTGGACCATTTGCTAATATTGCTCAAGGAACTAACTCTGTAATTGCAACATTAATGGGAATGTCTCATTCTGAATATACAGTTACCGAAGCTGGTTTTGGGTTTGATTTAGGAGCCGAAAAATTCTTTGATATAAAATGCCAAAGTGCAAATTTAAAACCTAAGGCTGTAGTACTTACAACCACTATTCGCGCTTTAAAATATCACGGAGGAGCAGATTTAAAATCACTCACTACAGAAAATTTAGAAGCACTTAAAAAAGGGATTCCTAATCTGGAAAAACACCTTGAAAATATTTCAAAATTCAATATAGTTCCAATAATAGCTATTAATAAATTTTTATCCGATACTGATGAAGAAATACAATTAATTAAAAATTTTGCAGATTTAAATGGTATAAAAATAGCTGTTGCTGATGTTTGGGCTAAAGGTGGTGAAGGTGCATTAGGATTAGCACAGTGTGTGATTGATGTAATAGAATCTAACATATCTGATTTTAAACCACTATATCAATGGAAATCTGATGTAAAAACTAAAATTGAAACTATCGCTACAGAAATTTATGGTGCAGAATATGTGGAATACACCGCTAAAGCAAAAGCGCATTTAAACAAAATATCTAATTTGGGATTAAATGATTTACCTATTTGTATAGCAAAAACTCAAAAATCACTTTCAGATAACCCTAAACTTTTAGGTCGCCCAAAAGATTTCATTATTACTGTTAGAGAAATTGAAATCGCAGCAGGTGCAGGCTTTTTAATACCTATTACTGGAGATATTATGCGCATGCCTGGGCTTCCGGCTCATCCTGCATCAGAAAAAATGGATATTAATGATGATGGGGAAATAACAGGGTTGTTTTAA
- a CDS encoding TIGR03643 family protein, with protein sequence MNLSIEDTDRVIEMAWEDRTTFEAINYQFGLKEQEVIELMRTEMKPSSFKMWRKRVQGRKTKHEKLRTFEKGRFKCSRQKQITHNSISKR encoded by the coding sequence ATGAATTTAAGCATTGAAGATACCGATAGAGTAATAGAAATGGCCTGGGAAGACCGCACAACTTTTGAAGCCATAAATTATCAATTTGGGTTAAAAGAACAAGAAGTTATAGAACTTATGCGAACCGAAATGAAACCTAGTAGTTTTAAAATGTGGCGCAAACGAGTTCAAGGTCGAAAAACTAAACATGAAAAACTTAGAACTTTTGAAAAAGGCAGATTTAAATGTTCTAGACAAAAACAAATTACACACAACTCAATATCAAAACGTTAA